The following proteins come from a genomic window of Falco rusticolus isolate bFalRus1 chromosome 9, bFalRus1.pri, whole genome shotgun sequence:
- the PRRT1B gene encoding proline rich transmembrane protein 1B — protein MEAPGGPAAGGAERGGGSAPAGGVHGSGPRWAHPAAVVAAVTNAAFEGDPPPYSPPDPKSVHLLYPPLPGGFSQPAPALYQPGPPPAQGPPPAPLPCPTYEGQAGTGPSQHLPRDYMVESVLVTVFCCPLTGLIALLYSHETRAALSRGDVAWANVASRKAQTLVLFSLLFGLFASISWVIYVLVALYL, from the exons ATGGAGGcgcccggcggccccgcggcggggggagcggagcggggggggggcagcgcgcCGGCCGGGGGGGTGCACGGCTCCGGCCCCCGCTGGGCCCACCCCGCCGCCGTGGTGGCCGCGGTGACCAACGCAGCCTTCGAGGGGGACCCGCCGCCCTACTCGCCCCCGGACCCCAAGAGCGTTCACCTCCTCTACCCGCCGCTCCCGGGTGGCTTCTCCCAGCCGGCACCTGCCCTGTACcagccggggccgcccccggcccagggccccccccctgcccccctgccctgccccacc TACGAGGGGCAGGCGGGCACGGGGCCATCGCAGCACCTGCCCAGGGACTACATGGTGGAGTCGGTGCTGGTGACCGTCTTCTGCTGCCCACTGACTGGCCTCATCGCCCTCCTCTACTCCCATGAG ACCCGGGCCGCACTCAGCCGTGGAGACGTGGCCTGGGCAAACGTGGCATCCAGAAAGGCCCAGACGCTGGTCCTCTTCAGCCTCCTCTTCGGCTTGTTTGCCTCCATCAGCTGGGTCATCTACGTCCTGGTGGCCCTGTACCTGTGA
- the UCK1 gene encoding uridine-cytidine kinase 1 has translation MASAGGPEPERPHPKPFLIGVSGGTASGKSTVCEKIMELLGQNEVEQRQRQVLILSQDRFYKVLTPEQKAKALKGQYNFDHPDAFDNDLMHTTLKNIVEGKTVEVPTYDFVTHSRLAETTVVYPADVVLFEGILVFYNQDIRDMFHLRLFVDTDSDVRLSRRVLRDMKRGRDLEQILTQYTMFVKPAFEEFCLPTKKYADVIIPRGVDNMVAINLIVQHIQDILNGDICKWQRGAVNGHGRTYKRPFPEQTESSSVLAASKRSHLESSSRPH, from the exons atGGCCTCCGCCGGCGGCCCCGAGCCCGAGCGGCCGCACCCCAAACCCTTCCTCATCGGCGTCAGCGGCGGCACCGCCAGCGGCAAG TCCACCGTCTGCGAGAAGAtcatggagctgctggggcagaacGAGGTGGAGCAGCGGCAGCGGCAGGTGCTGATCCTCAGCCAGGACCGATTCTACAAGGTGCTGACGCCCGAGCAGAAGGCCAAGGCGCTGAAGGGCCAGTACAACTTCGACCACCCGG ATGCTTTTGATAACGATTTGATGCACACAACCCTGAAAAATATTGTTGAGGGCAAAACGGTTGAGGTGCCCACGTACGACTTCGTCACGCATTCTAG GCTGGCAGAGACGACGGTGGTCTATCCTGCCGATGTTGTCCTCTTTGAGGGGATCCTGGTTTTCTACAACCAAGACATTCGGGACATGTTCCATCTGCGGCTCTTTGTTGATACAGATTCCGACGTCCGGCTGTCGCGCAGAG TGCTGCGAGATATGAAACGCGGGCGGGACCTTGAGCAGATCCTCACCCAGTACACCATGTTTGTCAAGCCTGCCTTTGAGGAGTTCTGCTTACCG acaaAGAAGTACGCAGATGTGATCATCCCCCGAGGCGTTGACAACATGG TTGCTATAAACCTTATAGTGCAGCACATTCAAGACATCCTAAACGGAGATATCTGCAAGTGGCAGCGAGGGGCGGTGAACGGACACGGTCGGACCTACAAGCGCCCATTCCCTGAGCAAACGGAGAGCAGCAGCGTGCTAGCGGCCAGCAAACGCTCCCACCTGGAGTCCAGCAGCCGGCCGCACTAA
- the POMT1 gene encoding protein O-mannosyl-transferase 1 isoform X1 yields the protein MLGFLKKPIVVTAEINMNLIALTVMGLLSRLWGLSYPRAVVFDEVYYGQFVSLYMKRIFFVDDSGPPFGHMLLALGGYLGGFDGNFLWNRIGAEYSMNVPVWSLRLLPALAGALCVPLAYQILVELQFSHCAALGAALLILLENSLITQSRFMLLESILIFFILLAVLSYLKFYNLQRHSFFSGSWWFWLLLTGVACSCAVGVKYMGLFTYILLLAIAGLHFWHMIGDQNLSNVSLMWHFLARGLALIIIPVSMYLSFFYVHLTLLYRSGPHDQIMTSAFQASLEGGLARITQGQPLEVAYGSQITLRNVLGKPMQCWLHSHTNTYPIRYENGRGSSHQQQVTCYPFKDVNNWWIVKDPGMQQLVVSNPPRPVRHGDIVQLVHGITTRYLNTHDVAAPLSPHSQEVSCYIDYNISMPAQNLWRVEIVNRESDTDVWKTILSEVRFVHVNTSAVLKLSGASLPEWGYRQLEVVGEKLSKGYHQSMVWNVEEHRYGKSQEQKEREVELHSPTQMDISKNLSFMAKFTELQWKILTLKNEDTEHKYSSSALDWITMDTNIAYWLHPTSGAQIHLLGNVVTWASANIAAVVYMCLSLWYLIRRRRKVYDIPEGAWQLWVSAGGICVGGWAVNYLPFFLMEKTLFLYHYLPALTFQILLIPIVLQHLGDHLCRSLLLKSMFSASIVAWFSSVYFVYCTFSPVTYGEPSLSVTELKDLRWKDSWNILIRKH from the exons ttttgatgAAGTTTATTATGGCCAGTTCGTTTCACTCTACATGAAGAGGATCTTCTTTGTGGATGACAGCGGCCCGCCTTTTGGCCATATGCTGCTAGCTTTGGGAG GTTACTTAGGAGGATTTGATGGAAATTTTTTATGGAACAGGATTGGAGCTG AATACAGCATGAACGTTCCTGTTTGGTCCTTGCGACTCCTGCCAGCACTGGCTGGTGCTCTCTGTGTGCCTTTAGCATACCAGATTTTGGTAGAACTGCAGTTCTCCCACTGTGCTGCACTTGGAGCtgctcttctgattctcttgG AGAACTCTTTGATCACTCAGTCAAGGTTCATGCTGCTGGAAtcaatattgattttttttatcctacTGGCAGTTTTGTCCTACCTGAAGTTCTACAATTTGCAAAGGCACAG TTTCTTCTCTGGAAGCTGGTGGTTTTGGCTTCTGTTGACTGGAGTAGCTTGTTCTTGTGCAGTTGG AGTGAAATATATGGGGCTGTTTACCTATATACTGCTCTTGGCCATTGCAGGACTCCACTTCTGGCACATGATAGGAGACCAGAACTTGTCAAAT GTTTCCTTGATGTGGCATTTTCTAGCTAGGGGACTGGCCCTCATCATCATCCCAGTGTCAATGTACCTGTCCTTCTTCTATGTTCACTTGACTTTGCTGTATCGCTCTGGGCCTCATGACCAGATTATGACAAGTGCTTTCCAAGCCAGCTTAGAG GGTGGGCTGGCTCGAATCACTCAGGGTCAGCCCTTAGAGGTGGCCTACGGCTCTCAGATTACTCTGCGGAACGTGTTGGGCAAGCCCATGCAGTGTTGGCTCCATTCTCACACGAATACTTACCCCATCAG GTACGAGAATGGCCGAGGTAGTTCCCATCAACAGCAGGTGACCTGCTACCCCTTCAAGGATGTGAACAACTGGTGGATTGTCAAAGATCCTGGAAT gcagcagctggtggtgaGTAACCCACCCCGTCCCGTCAGGCACGGAGACATCGTGCAGCTGGTCCATGGCATTACAACTCGGTACCTCAACAC GCATGATGTTGCTGCCCCTCTTAGCCCCCACTCCCAAGAAGTTTCCTGCTATATTGATTATAACATCTCCATGCCAGCCCAAAACCTCTGGAGAGTG GAAATTGTAAATCGAGAGTCTGACACAGACGTGTGGAAGACAATTCTGTCCGAAGTGAGGTTTGTTCACGTGAATACCTCTGCAGTACTAAAG CTCAGTGGAGCATCTTTACCTGAGTGGGGATACCGGCAGCTGGAGGTGGTTGGAGAGAAGCTGTCCAAAGGCTACCACCAGAGCATGGTGTGGAACGTGGAGGAGCACAGATATGGGAAAA GCCAAGAGCAAAAAGAGAGGGAAGTGGAACTCCACTCTCCCACGCAGATGGACATAAGTAAAAACCTAAGCTTCATGGCAAAGTTCACGGAACTGCAG tggaaaataCTCACgttaaaaaatgaagacacaGAACATAAGTACAGCTCCTCTGCTCTCGACTGGATCACAATGGACACGAATATTGCCTACTGGCTCCACCCGACCTCTGGT GCCCAGATCCACCTCCTTGGGAATGTTGTCACCTGGGCTTCAGCCAACATTGCTGCTGTGGTCTACATGTGCCTGTCCCTGTGGTACTTGATACGACGAAGGAGAAAGGTTTACGACATTCCCGAAG GTGCGTGGCAGCTCTGGGTGTCCGCCGGGGGGATCTGTGTTGGAGGCTGGGCTGTGAATTACCTGCCCTTCTTCCTGATggagaaaacacttttcctgtACCACTACCTGCCTGCCCTCACATTCCAGATTCTCCTGATTCCCATCGTATTACAGCACCTTGGCGATCATCTCTGCAG ATCTTTGCTTCTCAAGAGCATGTTCAGTGCATCGATCGTAGCCTGGTTCTCTTCGGTTTATTTTGTCTATTGCACGTTCAGCCCTGTGACCTACGGGGAGCCCTCGCTGTCCGTTACTGAACTCAAGGACTTGCGCTGGAAGGACAGCTGGAACATCCTTATCCGAAAACACTAA
- the POMT1 gene encoding protein O-mannosyl-transferase 1 isoform X2 codes for MLGFLKKPIVVTAEINMNLIALTVMGLLSRLWGLSYPRAVVFDEVYYGQFVSLYMKRIFFVDDSGPPFGHMLLALGGYLGGFDGNFLWNRIGAEYSMNVPVWSLRLLPALAGALCVPLAYQILVELQFSHCAALGAALLILLENSLITQSRFMLLESILIFFILLAVLSYLKFYNLQRHSFFSGSWWFWLLLTGVACSCAVGVKYMGLFTYILLLAIAGLHFWHMIGDQNLSNGGLARITQGQPLEVAYGSQITLRNVLGKPMQCWLHSHTNTYPIRYENGRGSSHQQQVTCYPFKDVNNWWIVKDPGMQQLVVSNPPRPVRHGDIVQLVHGITTRYLNTHDVAAPLSPHSQEVSCYIDYNISMPAQNLWRVEIVNRESDTDVWKTILSEVRFVHVNTSAVLKLSGASLPEWGYRQLEVVGEKLSKGYHQSMVWNVEEHRYGKSQEQKEREVELHSPTQMDISKNLSFMAKFTELQWKILTLKNEDTEHKYSSSALDWITMDTNIAYWLHPTSGAQIHLLGNVVTWASANIAAVVYMCLSLWYLIRRRRKVYDIPEGAWQLWVSAGGICVGGWAVNYLPFFLMEKTLFLYHYLPALTFQILLIPIVLQHLGDHLCRSLLLKSMFSASIVAWFSSVYFVYCTFSPVTYGEPSLSVTELKDLRWKDSWNILIRKH; via the exons ttttgatgAAGTTTATTATGGCCAGTTCGTTTCACTCTACATGAAGAGGATCTTCTTTGTGGATGACAGCGGCCCGCCTTTTGGCCATATGCTGCTAGCTTTGGGAG GTTACTTAGGAGGATTTGATGGAAATTTTTTATGGAACAGGATTGGAGCTG AATACAGCATGAACGTTCCTGTTTGGTCCTTGCGACTCCTGCCAGCACTGGCTGGTGCTCTCTGTGTGCCTTTAGCATACCAGATTTTGGTAGAACTGCAGTTCTCCCACTGTGCTGCACTTGGAGCtgctcttctgattctcttgG AGAACTCTTTGATCACTCAGTCAAGGTTCATGCTGCTGGAAtcaatattgattttttttatcctacTGGCAGTTTTGTCCTACCTGAAGTTCTACAATTTGCAAAGGCACAG TTTCTTCTCTGGAAGCTGGTGGTTTTGGCTTCTGTTGACTGGAGTAGCTTGTTCTTGTGCAGTTGG AGTGAAATATATGGGGCTGTTTACCTATATACTGCTCTTGGCCATTGCAGGACTCCACTTCTGGCACATGATAGGAGACCAGAACTTGTCAAAT GGTGGGCTGGCTCGAATCACTCAGGGTCAGCCCTTAGAGGTGGCCTACGGCTCTCAGATTACTCTGCGGAACGTGTTGGGCAAGCCCATGCAGTGTTGGCTCCATTCTCACACGAATACTTACCCCATCAG GTACGAGAATGGCCGAGGTAGTTCCCATCAACAGCAGGTGACCTGCTACCCCTTCAAGGATGTGAACAACTGGTGGATTGTCAAAGATCCTGGAAT gcagcagctggtggtgaGTAACCCACCCCGTCCCGTCAGGCACGGAGACATCGTGCAGCTGGTCCATGGCATTACAACTCGGTACCTCAACAC GCATGATGTTGCTGCCCCTCTTAGCCCCCACTCCCAAGAAGTTTCCTGCTATATTGATTATAACATCTCCATGCCAGCCCAAAACCTCTGGAGAGTG GAAATTGTAAATCGAGAGTCTGACACAGACGTGTGGAAGACAATTCTGTCCGAAGTGAGGTTTGTTCACGTGAATACCTCTGCAGTACTAAAG CTCAGTGGAGCATCTTTACCTGAGTGGGGATACCGGCAGCTGGAGGTGGTTGGAGAGAAGCTGTCCAAAGGCTACCACCAGAGCATGGTGTGGAACGTGGAGGAGCACAGATATGGGAAAA GCCAAGAGCAAAAAGAGAGGGAAGTGGAACTCCACTCTCCCACGCAGATGGACATAAGTAAAAACCTAAGCTTCATGGCAAAGTTCACGGAACTGCAG tggaaaataCTCACgttaaaaaatgaagacacaGAACATAAGTACAGCTCCTCTGCTCTCGACTGGATCACAATGGACACGAATATTGCCTACTGGCTCCACCCGACCTCTGGT GCCCAGATCCACCTCCTTGGGAATGTTGTCACCTGGGCTTCAGCCAACATTGCTGCTGTGGTCTACATGTGCCTGTCCCTGTGGTACTTGATACGACGAAGGAGAAAGGTTTACGACATTCCCGAAG GTGCGTGGCAGCTCTGGGTGTCCGCCGGGGGGATCTGTGTTGGAGGCTGGGCTGTGAATTACCTGCCCTTCTTCCTGATggagaaaacacttttcctgtACCACTACCTGCCTGCCCTCACATTCCAGATTCTCCTGATTCCCATCGTATTACAGCACCTTGGCGATCATCTCTGCAG ATCTTTGCTTCTCAAGAGCATGTTCAGTGCATCGATCGTAGCCTGGTTCTCTTCGGTTTATTTTGTCTATTGCACGTTCAGCCCTGTGACCTACGGGGAGCCCTCGCTGTCCGTTACTGAACTCAAGGACTTGCGCTGGAAGGACAGCTGGAACATCCTTATCCGAAAACACTAA
- the POMT1 gene encoding protein O-mannosyl-transferase 1 isoform X3 yields MVPPTPGYLGGFDGNFLWNRIGAEYSMNVPVWSLRLLPALAGALCVPLAYQILVELQFSHCAALGAALLILLENSLITQSRFMLLESILIFFILLAVLSYLKFYNLQRHSFFSGSWWFWLLLTGVACSCAVGVKYMGLFTYILLLAIAGLHFWHMIGDQNLSNVSLMWHFLARGLALIIIPVSMYLSFFYVHLTLLYRSGPHDQIMTSAFQASLEGGLARITQGQPLEVAYGSQITLRNVLGKPMQCWLHSHTNTYPIRYENGRGSSHQQQVTCYPFKDVNNWWIVKDPGMQQLVVSNPPRPVRHGDIVQLVHGITTRYLNTHDVAAPLSPHSQEVSCYIDYNISMPAQNLWRVEIVNRESDTDVWKTILSEVRFVHVNTSAVLKLSGASLPEWGYRQLEVVGEKLSKGYHQSMVWNVEEHRYGKSQEQKEREVELHSPTQMDISKNLSFMAKFTELQWKILTLKNEDTEHKYSSSALDWITMDTNIAYWLHPTSGAQIHLLGNVVTWASANIAAVVYMCLSLWYLIRRRRKVYDIPEGAWQLWVSAGGICVGGWAVNYLPFFLMEKTLFLYHYLPALTFQILLIPIVLQHLGDHLCRSLLLKSMFSASIVAWFSSVYFVYCTFSPVTYGEPSLSVTELKDLRWKDSWNILIRKH; encoded by the exons GTTACTTAGGAGGATTTGATGGAAATTTTTTATGGAACAGGATTGGAGCTG AATACAGCATGAACGTTCCTGTTTGGTCCTTGCGACTCCTGCCAGCACTGGCTGGTGCTCTCTGTGTGCCTTTAGCATACCAGATTTTGGTAGAACTGCAGTTCTCCCACTGTGCTGCACTTGGAGCtgctcttctgattctcttgG AGAACTCTTTGATCACTCAGTCAAGGTTCATGCTGCTGGAAtcaatattgattttttttatcctacTGGCAGTTTTGTCCTACCTGAAGTTCTACAATTTGCAAAGGCACAG TTTCTTCTCTGGAAGCTGGTGGTTTTGGCTTCTGTTGACTGGAGTAGCTTGTTCTTGTGCAGTTGG AGTGAAATATATGGGGCTGTTTACCTATATACTGCTCTTGGCCATTGCAGGACTCCACTTCTGGCACATGATAGGAGACCAGAACTTGTCAAAT GTTTCCTTGATGTGGCATTTTCTAGCTAGGGGACTGGCCCTCATCATCATCCCAGTGTCAATGTACCTGTCCTTCTTCTATGTTCACTTGACTTTGCTGTATCGCTCTGGGCCTCATGACCAGATTATGACAAGTGCTTTCCAAGCCAGCTTAGAG GGTGGGCTGGCTCGAATCACTCAGGGTCAGCCCTTAGAGGTGGCCTACGGCTCTCAGATTACTCTGCGGAACGTGTTGGGCAAGCCCATGCAGTGTTGGCTCCATTCTCACACGAATACTTACCCCATCAG GTACGAGAATGGCCGAGGTAGTTCCCATCAACAGCAGGTGACCTGCTACCCCTTCAAGGATGTGAACAACTGGTGGATTGTCAAAGATCCTGGAAT gcagcagctggtggtgaGTAACCCACCCCGTCCCGTCAGGCACGGAGACATCGTGCAGCTGGTCCATGGCATTACAACTCGGTACCTCAACAC GCATGATGTTGCTGCCCCTCTTAGCCCCCACTCCCAAGAAGTTTCCTGCTATATTGATTATAACATCTCCATGCCAGCCCAAAACCTCTGGAGAGTG GAAATTGTAAATCGAGAGTCTGACACAGACGTGTGGAAGACAATTCTGTCCGAAGTGAGGTTTGTTCACGTGAATACCTCTGCAGTACTAAAG CTCAGTGGAGCATCTTTACCTGAGTGGGGATACCGGCAGCTGGAGGTGGTTGGAGAGAAGCTGTCCAAAGGCTACCACCAGAGCATGGTGTGGAACGTGGAGGAGCACAGATATGGGAAAA GCCAAGAGCAAAAAGAGAGGGAAGTGGAACTCCACTCTCCCACGCAGATGGACATAAGTAAAAACCTAAGCTTCATGGCAAAGTTCACGGAACTGCAG tggaaaataCTCACgttaaaaaatgaagacacaGAACATAAGTACAGCTCCTCTGCTCTCGACTGGATCACAATGGACACGAATATTGCCTACTGGCTCCACCCGACCTCTGGT GCCCAGATCCACCTCCTTGGGAATGTTGTCACCTGGGCTTCAGCCAACATTGCTGCTGTGGTCTACATGTGCCTGTCCCTGTGGTACTTGATACGACGAAGGAGAAAGGTTTACGACATTCCCGAAG GTGCGTGGCAGCTCTGGGTGTCCGCCGGGGGGATCTGTGTTGGAGGCTGGGCTGTGAATTACCTGCCCTTCTTCCTGATggagaaaacacttttcctgtACCACTACCTGCCTGCCCTCACATTCCAGATTCTCCTGATTCCCATCGTATTACAGCACCTTGGCGATCATCTCTGCAG ATCTTTGCTTCTCAAGAGCATGTTCAGTGCATCGATCGTAGCCTGGTTCTCTTCGGTTTATTTTGTCTATTGCACGTTCAGCCCTGTGACCTACGGGGAGCCCTCGCTGTCCGTTACTGAACTCAAGGACTTGCGCTGGAAGGACAGCTGGAACATCCTTATCCGAAAACACTAA